The Candidatus Margulisiibacteriota bacterium sequence CTGGACGCATGGGTGGAGAGAGAACCACATGCAGTTTTAAATAGAGTAGCAGGTATTAATGCAGTTAACTCAGGTGGAGTAAAGACGATTTTTCTGAATGGTTTTGCCTCCAATCAAACAAAAATTTTATATCGAGGGGTTGATTTGTTTGACCCATCGGCAACACAAGGTGCGCCATATTTAGATGCCTTTTCAATGATGAATATCGAGAGGGTTGAAATTATTAGAGGAGCTGCTTCTTCTTATTATGGTAATTCTGCGGTTGCAGGCGTTATCAATCTTGTGCCTTCAGTTAAGACCGATACTGTTTTTTCTGTGTTAGCAGGAGATAGATATTGGGCTGATAGTGTTAAAACTGGCTTTTTGGGTGATTGGTATAGGGTTGGTGTGTCTTATAGTGAGAGTAAACAAAACCAGCTTTCTTGGGTGGATACTGATACAGAAAGGGATTTAGAAAAGAAGAAATCATTGGAGTTTGATGCTGAAGTTCGTTTAGGAGAAAAGACCAATGTCTCTACTTTTTATTCTGAAAATAGAGTAGATTCCGACTTGGATGGATGGAACTCTCATGTGTTAGTGAACCATGAGCTGTATGGGATTAAACTTGATCAAGAATTGGATAAAGATAGTACTCTAGGTCTTAGTTATAGCGGGTCTAATATCCTTAGAAGTTATGATGCTGGTTCTAGTTTATTTCAAGGCTATTTGAATGAATTAGATGTAAAGTTTAATGAAAAGTTTAGAAACAAAGACTTGGTTTGGGGCGTTACTAGAAGAACAGAGAAAGCTCAGACAACTTGGTTTGCTGAAAAAGAGCAAGAAGATATTTCTTTTTACAATATTATGTCAGTAGAGTCTTTAGTTAATTATAGTGTTGGGTCAAGGGTTACAACATACACTAATGACAACGCAGTTTTTACTTACAATGTTTCTTTGTGGAA is a genomic window containing:
- a CDS encoding TonB-dependent receptor plug domain-containing protein, with the translated sequence MKRLLLVGLVIVNISFSQNVVKLKTITLDVKANSTNGYYDKHNNYSYIDSEVLDAWVEREPHAVLNRVAGINAVNSGGVKTIFLNGFASNQTKILYRGVDLFDPSATQGAPYLDAFSMMNIERVEIIRGAASSYYGNSAVAGVINLVPSVKTDTVFSVLAGDRYWADSVKTGFLGDWYRVGVSYSESKQNQLSWVDTDTERDLEKKKSLEFDAEVRLGEKTNVSTFYSENRVDSDLDGWNSHVLVNHELYGIKLDQELDKDSTLGLSYSGSNILRSYDAGSSLFQGYLNELDVKFNEKFRNKDLVWGVTRRTEKAQTTWFAEKEQEDISFYNIMSVESLVNYSVGSRVTTYTNDNAVFTYNVSLWKKIADYDVKLNYATGYRQPTLFEKYDSSSGDPNLDAEKSGIINVGLSYQGLDNAILRTQIFSSTVKSKLAWVSDFPGAQTGKYMNVTSDTLIDGYSVGLDLLELPFVKKASTEYVYTNSRNDSGQSLRCPKEKATIDLLFDAFSCDLSIFYTKVASRKDLGNVTLPAYQTVDVALLKKIGNVDVFIKGINVFGEDYQEIDGYNTLKKAWYFGFKTVL